The following nucleotide sequence is from Scheffersomyces stipitis CBS 6054 chromosome 4, complete sequence.
AAGACTTTCTGTTTAGGTATCAAGTTACGTATCTTCTAGTTAACAATGTCTGTCCAAATCTTTGGTGATCAAGCCACGGAAGAAAGAGCTGAAAATGCTCGTATGTCGGCCTTTGTCGGTGCAATTGCAGTCGGAGACTTGGTGAAGTCTACTTTGGGCCCAAAAGGTATGGACAAGTTATTACAAAGTGCTACTGACACGGAGTCGTCTATGATAACAAACGATGGTGCCACTATCTTAAAATCCATTCCATTTGATAACCCAGCTGCCAAAGTATTGGTGAATATCtcaaaagttcaagatgatgaagttggtgatggtACTACTTCTGTCACAGTATTCGCAGCTGAGTTGTTGCGAGAAgcagaaaagttgattgaaaagaagatccatCCGCAAACTATTATCGAAGGTTACAGAATTGCTCGCAATGTTGCTATAGAAACGTTGAACAGATCTTCTGTTGACAACAAGTCCGATCCAGAAAAGTTCAGAGctgatttgttgaacattgcTAAGACCACTCTTTCTTCGAAGATTTTATCCCAAGACAAGGAGTTGTTTGCCGAGTTAGCCGTTAGCGCAATTCTCAGATTGAAGGGATCTACTAATTTAAACAATATTCAAATTATCAAGAAAGCTGGAGGAAAATTAACAGACTCTTACTTAGATGAAGGTttcattcttgaaaagaagtttgGTATCAACCAGCCTAAGAAGATAGAAAAAGCCAAGATCTTAATTGCGAACACTTCCATGGATACTGATAAAGTAAAAATTTTTGGTGCTAAGTTTAAGGTGGACTCTACATCCAAGTTGGCCGAGTTAGAAAAGGCcgagaaggaaaagatgaagaataaGGTTgaaaaaatcaagaagtttggcGTGaatgtcttcatcaacagaCAATTAATCTACGACTACCCAGAACAATTATTTACGGATGCAAAAATAAATTCTATTGAGCATGCTGACTTCGACGGTATCGAAAGATTGGCCTTGGTTACAGGAGGTGAGGTTGCTTCCACTTTCGACCATCCAGAGAAGGTTAGGTTAGGGTACTGTGACagcattgaagaaatcttgatTGGCGAGGACGTCTTCACCAAGTTCTCGGgagttgctgctggtgaagCTTGTACTGTTGTCTTGCGTGGTGCTACAGAACAAGGTTTGGATGAAGCTGAAAGATCTTTACACGATGCATTGTCAGTTTTGTCTCAGACCACAAAGGAAACCAAAACTGTTTTAGGTGGTGGTTGTTCTGAGATGATCATGTCAAGAGCTGTTGACCAGACAGCTGCCAACGAAACAGGCAAGAAGTCATTGGCCATCGAGGCATTTGCTAGAGCTTTGAGACAATTGCCAACTATTTTGGCTGATAACGCTGGTTTTGACTCTTCAGAATTGGTGTCCAAGCTAAGATCTGCTATCTACAATGGAATGGCCACTTCCGGattggacttgaacaacgGTGTTGTCGCTGACATGAGAGAACTGGGTATTGTTGAATCATACAAGTTAAAGAGAGCAGTCGTCTCGTCTGCTGCTGAGGCTGCTGAAGTGTTGTTGAGAGTAGACAACATTATTCGCGCTAAGCCAAGAACATCCGATAGAAACCATTAGATAGAATTACCCTTTAATATCTTGTAATTGGAAGTACTTAACTTGAACAGATGTTGATTGAACAACTGATTTTCATCAGAATGTAAAAGCCTCTTTGTAAACTGCACATATCGAAGTTCAAAATTCAATGTGGAAATTTCACAACTGCGGCGGTCAAGGAATCACCTCTAGAGCATTACGATGGCTTTTAGTTCAAAGACAACCTCAAACAATTGATTCCTGCAACGAATGTGTGTCTGAGATTGTCACACCACTCatctttcatcttcttAACAGTGATACGTCTCACGAAAGCAAATGTCTTCCGTTCCTGGATGAAGGGTTCCTATACAGAAAAGGGATTTGAGGATATAATGTACCTGAAATATTGGAAACTTTTGTGAGGCGAGTGTTCGTACCACTTATGGGGCTGCCGAACGATCCATACAATAACAAATCGTTTCTACATTGATCATTCATGGAACTAAACGTGAAACTCATACACAAAATAGACGTGATAGACAGGAGGCTAACCAAAAAAAACATTCAAATCTTTCTCCTCTCTATGTTGCAACCACAAAACCTGTACTATGGGGACACATGCAGTCCTGATTTCGAGGGGGTATGTTAATGAAATATGAACGCTGGCCTTGCAAACCTTTGCTAGTGAAATTTCAACGTGTTCCACCACATGTCATAGCGAAACGAATTTCTCCAGATTCGTGGTTGGACAATGTACATTTTTGCCATTCAGAGGTGTTTTTTCTACTTTGATTGAGTGCGACCAATTGCACCCGTTCCACCGAAATAAGGTAGCAACTCGTGGACAACTGAGTTTATCAATGCCATTGGCCGTCTTTCTTAAGTACTTGTCAATTGAGTGGAAAGTTGATCACAAATCAAATACATAATATGGCATGTAGAGACATTGTAACTTTCTCTATGGTCGAGGGGCTGTAGGCTGCAGTAGTTCCCGTTTCAGAAGGTTTGCTTTCGTTTCATCCTCCATGACAATGGTTCTATGACTGTTTCTCTGGTTGTTCAGAGACAGTGGCGTTGAGCCCCT
It contains:
- a CDS encoding predicted protein, whose product is MSVQIFGDQATEERAENARMSAFVGAIAVGDLVKSTLGPKGMDKLLQSATDTESSMITNDGATILKSIPFDNPAAKVLVNISKVQDDEVGDGTTSVTVFAAELLREAEKLIEKKIHPQTIIEGYRIARNVAIETLNRSSVDNKSDPEKFRADLLNIAKTTLSSKILSQDKELFAELAVSAILRLKGSTNLNNIQIIKKAGGKLTDSYLDEGFILEKKFGINQPKKIEKAKILIANTSMDTDKVKIFGAKFKVDSTSKLAELEKAEKEKMKNKVEKIKKFGVNVFINRQLIYDYPEQLFTDAKINSIEHADFDGIERLALVTGGEVASTFDHPEKVRLGYCDSIEEILIGEDVFTKFSGVAAGEACTVVLRGATEQGLDEAERSLHDALSVLSQTTKETKTVLGGGCSEMIMSRAVDQTAANETGKKSLAIEAFARALRQLPTILADNAGFDSSELVSKLRSAIYNGMATSGLDLNNGVVADMRESGIVESYKLKRAVVSSAAEAAEVLLRVDNIIRAKPRTSDRNH